Proteins co-encoded in one Trueperella abortisuis genomic window:
- a CDS encoding L-lactate dehydrogenase: MSISTSKLSVIGAGSVGTALAYAAMIRGSAKVVALQDLNESKVEAEVLDLAHGTQFMQSSSIIGGASQDVTADSDVVVITAGAKQNPGQTRLDLAAKNVAILESMLPGLIERSPNAVFILVTNPVDVLTYVATKIAGLPEGRVFGSGTVLDSSRLRWLLGQRLGVSARSVHSMIIGEHGDSEFAMWSTATVGQIPLHDIVTPQGEAFTTAQLDEIEHEVRSAAYKIIEGKGATNYAIGVSGARIVEAVLGDQKAVLPVSSPLHGIPGASDVSLSVPSIVGNTGVERALPLSLNESEEERLTSSIEALRQTIKTVGY, translated from the coding sequence ATGAGCATTTCTACCTCGAAACTGTCAGTGATCGGCGCCGGTTCTGTCGGGACCGCCCTCGCATACGCGGCGATGATCCGCGGCTCGGCCAAAGTTGTCGCCCTCCAGGATCTGAATGAATCCAAGGTGGAGGCCGAGGTTCTCGACCTCGCCCACGGCACTCAGTTCATGCAGTCCTCCTCGATCATCGGCGGCGCGTCCCAAGACGTGACGGCCGATTCCGACGTCGTCGTCATCACCGCCGGCGCGAAGCAGAATCCCGGCCAGACGCGCCTGGATCTGGCGGCGAAGAACGTCGCCATCCTCGAATCAATGTTGCCGGGCCTCATCGAGCGCTCCCCGAACGCGGTGTTCATCCTGGTGACGAACCCGGTGGACGTGCTGACGTACGTTGCCACGAAGATCGCGGGCCTGCCGGAGGGCCGCGTGTTCGGCTCAGGCACGGTGTTGGACTCCTCGCGCCTGCGCTGGCTACTCGGCCAGCGGCTCGGCGTCTCGGCCCGCTCAGTCCACTCAATGATCATCGGCGAACACGGGGATTCGGAGTTCGCGATGTGGTCCACGGCCACCGTAGGCCAGATCCCGCTACACGACATCGTGACCCCGCAGGGCGAGGCATTCACCACCGCCCAGCTCGACGAGATCGAGCACGAGGTGCGTAGCGCGGCCTACAAGATCATCGAGGGTAAGGGCGCCACGAACTATGCGATCGGCGTGTCGGGCGCGCGGATCGTGGAGGCCGTGCTCGGCGACCAGAAGGCCGTGCTCCCCGTCAGTTCGCCCCTTCACGGCATCCCGGGTGCCTCGGATGTGTCGCTGTCCGTGCCGTCGATCGTGGGCAACACGGGCGTGGAGCGGGCGCTGCCGCTGTCGCTAAATGAGTCGGAGGAGGAGCGCTTGACGTCCTCCATCGAGGCCCTGCGCCAGACGATCAAGACCGTCGGCTACTAA
- a CDS encoding phage holin family protein — MTEKEPLTPQGPATLSGKGPKAASGLSIGELVAKITAQFSALVRDEIRYTKLEATSKVKKLGIGGVLLAVAGVLALYMLGTLLLAAGYGLATVMPTWAAFLVVSGGLLLIILILALIGIQRFKAAQKHIVDPKGGLEKDIDAVKKGIK; from the coding sequence GTGACTGAAAAAGAACCACTGACGCCACAGGGTCCCGCCACGCTCTCGGGCAAAGGTCCGAAGGCCGCGAGTGGCCTATCGATCGGCGAGCTCGTCGCCAAGATCACCGCCCAGTTTTCGGCTCTGGTGCGCGACGAGATCCGCTACACCAAGCTAGAGGCCACCTCTAAGGTCAAGAAGCTCGGGATCGGGGGCGTGCTGCTCGCCGTCGCCGGCGTGCTCGCCCTTTACATGCTCGGCACGCTGCTGCTCGCCGCGGGCTACGGACTGGCCACGGTGATGCCGACGTGGGCGGCGTTCCTCGTCGTCTCCGGTGGCCTCCTCCTCATCATCCTCATCCTCGCGCTCATCGGCATCCAGCGCTTCAAGGCGGCCCAGAAGCATATCGTGGACCCCAAGGGCGGCCTGGAGAAGGACATCGACGCGGTTAAGAAGGGAATCAAATGA
- a CDS encoding DUF3618 domain-containing protein — MTNASQKKAVDYEAPKGIEDTRTAEQIDADMNRVREELTATVNELAGRLHPDNLKEEARAYAEDKLNQGKEQAMGLVDDAKAGDTKALAIIGTAIAVVAIFVIRKIIK; from the coding sequence ATGACGAACGCGAGCCAGAAGAAAGCTGTTGATTACGAGGCGCCCAAGGGCATCGAGGACACCCGCACCGCGGAGCAGATCGACGCCGACATGAATCGCGTGCGCGAGGAGCTGACGGCCACCGTCAACGAACTCGCCGGCAGGCTCCACCCGGACAACCTGAAGGAAGAGGCACGCGCCTACGCCGAGGACAAGCTCAACCAGGGCAAGGAGCAGGCGATGGGACTAGTGGACGACGCCAAGGCGGGCGACACGAAGGCGCTGGCCATCATCGGAACCGCGATCGCCGTGGTCGCTATCTTCGTCATCCGTAAGATCATCAAGTAA
- a CDS encoding BldC family transcriptional regulator — translation MDIGFRYLRARQTGAGEMRKEPENRWSPPHTRNKMDLETDLMTPAEVAALFRVDPKTVARWADSGKLPSIRTLGGHRRFPRKEVLEKIQLPQHEEE, via the coding sequence ATGGACATTGGTTTTCGATACTTGCGGGCTCGTCAAACCGGAGCGGGAGAGATGAGAAAAGAACCTGAGAATCGCTGGTCACCCCCACACACGAGGAATAAGATGGATTTAGAAACAGACTTGATGACCCCAGCTGAGGTCGCGGCGCTATTCCGGGTTGATCCCAAGACAGTGGCGCGATGGGCGGACAGCGGCAAGTTGCCCTCGATTCGCACGCTCGGAGGCCACCGACGCTTTCCTCGTAAGGAAGTCCTAGAGAAAATTCAGCTACCGCAGCACGAAGAAGAATAA
- a CDS encoding DUF3073 domain-containing protein: protein MGRGRQRAKQRKVARNLKYFSPETDYEALERELAGRSEPKDEPDDYDSWDEYDPESYEIPPATDD from the coding sequence ATGGGGCGCGGCCGTCAAAGAGCCAAGCAGCGAAAAGTCGCACGGAACCTGAAGTACTTCAGCCCGGAGACCGATTATGAGGCCCTTGAAAGGGAACTCGCAGGTCGCTCCGAACCGAAGGACGAGCCGGACGACTACGATTCCTGGGACGAGTACGATCCCGAATCCTACGAGATTCCTCCGGCAACCGACGATTGA
- a CDS encoding RNB domain-containing ribonuclease, with the protein MRQRFINPNVVPARQISSTITKLVEAEAPAAFSPEALAEAASARRDFPELPDRTDLPFVTIDPEGSRDLDQAIFIDGDVLYYAIAAVGLFVRPDGALDAVARERATTIFLPDRSIPLHPEALSNDAASLLAGQLRPAYVWRFELDAGEVARTDLELARVRSRAQLTYQQVQAAYDGAGQLPINVPPGLAEDLARVGRQRQRLEAERGGISLNLPEQRVEHDAGGYLLKLREVTGAEEWNSQISLMTGMEAAKIMIGANLGILRTLPAAREEDLERLRRVARSLGHDWPLSQDYTSFVRGLDPSRPAALAFLYEAARLFRGAGYLALPVTRPDDVDLRHHAIAAPYAHVTAPLRRLVDRFGLELCRCVLAGDEVPSWVTEALPELPSLMGAGTRRANALQGRALDALEGLTLRGRVGEEFTAVVVEERQADGKLKRGRISIAEPAMEGVATGDRMPVGEQVRVRLTGLSEELKPTFVIV; encoded by the coding sequence GTGCGGCAACGGTTCATCAATCCGAACGTGGTTCCAGCTCGGCAGATTTCTTCCACGATTACGAAGCTGGTCGAGGCGGAGGCCCCGGCCGCGTTCTCCCCCGAGGCGTTGGCGGAGGCGGCGTCGGCCAGGCGGGACTTTCCAGAACTGCCGGACCGCACCGACCTGCCGTTCGTCACGATTGACCCGGAGGGCTCGCGCGACCTCGACCAGGCGATCTTCATCGACGGTGACGTCCTTTACTACGCGATCGCCGCGGTGGGCCTGTTCGTCCGGCCGGACGGGGCGCTCGACGCCGTGGCCCGCGAGCGGGCCACCACCATCTTCCTGCCGGATCGCTCGATCCCGCTCCATCCAGAAGCACTATCAAACGACGCCGCCTCGCTCCTCGCCGGTCAGCTTCGACCTGCGTACGTGTGGCGCTTCGAGCTCGACGCCGGAGAGGTGGCTCGCACCGACCTCGAGCTGGCCCGGGTGCGTTCACGCGCCCAGCTCACCTACCAACAGGTCCAGGCCGCCTACGACGGGGCGGGCCAGCTTCCGATCAACGTGCCGCCCGGTCTGGCGGAGGATCTGGCGCGCGTGGGGCGCCAGCGCCAACGCTTGGAGGCGGAGCGCGGCGGCATCTCGCTGAACCTGCCCGAGCAGCGGGTGGAGCACGACGCGGGCGGATACCTGCTCAAGCTGCGCGAGGTGACGGGCGCGGAGGAGTGGAACTCCCAGATCTCGCTCATGACGGGCATGGAGGCGGCCAAGATCATGATCGGGGCGAACCTCGGCATCCTGCGCACGCTCCCCGCCGCGCGCGAGGAGGATCTGGAGCGGCTCCGCCGGGTGGCCCGAAGCCTCGGGCACGACTGGCCGCTCAGCCAGGACTACACATCCTTCGTGCGCGGCCTCGACCCATCCCGCCCGGCGGCGCTTGCCTTCCTGTACGAGGCAGCGAGGCTCTTTCGCGGCGCGGGCTACCTCGCGCTCCCGGTCACGCGCCCCGACGACGTCGACCTGCGCCACCACGCCATCGCGGCGCCCTACGCCCACGTCACCGCGCCGCTGCGCCGGCTCGTGGACCGATTCGGCCTGGAGCTGTGCCGATGCGTGCTCGCGGGCGATGAGGTGCCATCCTGGGTGACCGAGGCGCTGCCGGAGCTACCCTCCCTCATGGGTGCGGGCACCCGACGAGCCAACGCCCTGCAGGGCCGCGCGCTCGACGCGCTCGAAGGGCTGACCCTGCGCGGGCGTGTGGGGGAGGAGTTCACGGCCGTCGTCGTCGAAGAAAGGCAGGCTGACGGAAAGCTCAAGCGGGGGCGGATATCCATCGCAGAGCCGGCCATGGAGGGCGTGGCGACCGGCGATCGCATGCCGGTGGGGGAACAAGTGCGCGTGCGGCTGACCGGGCTGTCGGAGGAGCTCAAGCCCACCTTCGTCATCGTCTAG
- a CDS encoding sterol carrier family protein, whose protein sequence is MRRRIDESQGMELVRAYASGAELSRAQLATAVRFALEEFATRHPGRSVEIRVPWVGAVQAIAGPVHTRGTPPNVVELDGGTWLDATLGRPVDESKISHSGTRADLGRYFPLFGRAQLAAPGRKDDRDEGPGKAEPEPAEPEQVSPGRAEPENVEPGQASPGPAEPRRTRPGVRR, encoded by the coding sequence ATGAGACGGCGGATTGACGAGTCGCAGGGCATGGAGCTGGTGCGGGCCTATGCCTCGGGCGCGGAGCTGAGCCGTGCGCAGCTGGCAACGGCAGTGCGTTTCGCGCTGGAGGAATTCGCCACGCGTCACCCCGGTCGTAGCGTGGAGATTCGAGTCCCGTGGGTGGGGGCCGTGCAGGCGATAGCCGGACCGGTTCACACGAGGGGTACCCCGCCGAACGTTGTGGAGTTGGATGGTGGCACGTGGCTGGATGCTACCCTTGGTCGGCCGGTGGATGAGTCCAAGATTTCCCATTCTGGCACGCGGGCTGACCTAGGCCGCTATTTCCCGCTGTTCGGCCGGGCACAGCTGGCCGCTCCGGGACGGAAGGACGACCGGGACGAGGGCCCCGGGAAGGCAGAGCCCGAACCGGCAGAGCCCGAGCAGGTAAGCCCCGGGCGGGCAGAGCCCGAGAACGTAGAGCCTGGGCAGGCAAGCCCCGGACCGGCAGAGCCTAGGCGCACGCGCCCGGGCGTGCGACGATGA
- a CDS encoding 5'-nucleotidase C-terminal domain-containing protein — protein MSKTNRSSLRSVSLATAIMLGTAALAVPAAAVPEDTSSSSVVDVAESEAPAGSEGSAAAGESEAAGSEATPTAGESEAAGSEAAPAASESADTDGGTEGSGAAPDGAQGTAAAEATGAADGAVVIDFGVISDFHGAIKTAPAMAKMLDDRRANAENFDFLAVGDSVGGSTFESAIAKDVPTLEVLNAMGLTTSSVGNHEFDQGYSDLRDRILGLAKFTYLGANVEGAKEIADPGYVVRTYGGVKVAFIGTVTAETPSLTSASAIEGLTFKDPVQVTNEIAKKIKADGTADAVVALMHDGISKVETLGPDVDLAFGGHTHVAGEAKTASGAAVCQPGASGSTVSFATLSVSPDGVSSSCANEAVPVQSSKEGAPQVPVNAEIKALVDKKLAESDKLGAEELFRIDGVANRGTDKRSGDEGANRGTESSAGNLIAQAFYEYSRTLAKPADFGVMNSGGIRADYDPNGDGVVTFKESFSVQPFGNSYGTRVIHASDLYELLEQQWKPGSSRPILRLGLSDNVKYVYDPAADYGSHILAVYLDGKLLAKDDRELTVASSSFLLDAGDDFTAFANAGNPVVDTGIIDHAAFNEVAKVWAADGAVKPDYTQRSFGYTGPRTFAPGETVTAELSSLAMTSTEPLPTKVEVALNGTEVATATIDTTVVPQLDETGKASVSFVVPEDAVAGDGVLMISTDDSSTVDLPISVRAAGSTVPTPASNIYGEATGDKLADIWGLNGAGELYFYQGGQTLKTMGLLASGFEATNIVKVNDLNGDKRSDFLVTTADGAMFVYASTGNGHLKEGARVGHGWNGMDLVSYAGKVGGVDSIVARQSATGELYRYTVTSAGVTSAGKVGHGWAAITNIVSVGNTAGSADWDILATTADGKLISYETMASGVLRTVGPKGHGWADFTQVFVPGDLTGDGAHDLVGVRDGVMYLYENTGNGWFAKPSQIGHGWHAMTIVR, from the coding sequence ATGTCGAAAACGAACAGATCGTCGCTGCGCTCGGTGAGCTTGGCGACAGCGATCATGCTGGGGACGGCGGCGCTCGCCGTCCCGGCAGCGGCGGTCCCGGAGGATACCTCCTCCTCGAGTGTCGTTGACGTTGCCGAGTCCGAAGCCCCCGCGGGGTCGGAGGGGAGCGCTGCGGCTGGCGAATCTGAGGCGGCCGGATCCGAAGCCACCCCGACGGCTGGCGAATCTGAGGCCGCCGGATCCGAAGCCGCACCGGCTGCTAGCGAGTCCGCGGATACCGATGGGGGAACCGAGGGCTCGGGCGCGGCGCCGGACGGCGCCCAGGGCACCGCGGCGGCGGAAGCCACCGGTGCTGCTGACGGCGCCGTGGTCATCGACTTCGGTGTCATCTCCGATTTCCACGGGGCGATTAAGACCGCGCCGGCAATGGCGAAGATGCTCGATGATCGCCGCGCCAACGCCGAAAACTTTGACTTCCTCGCCGTGGGCGACTCGGTCGGTGGTTCGACGTTCGAGTCGGCCATCGCCAAGGACGTTCCCACGCTTGAGGTGCTCAACGCGATGGGGCTGACGACGTCGTCGGTGGGCAACCATGAGTTCGATCAGGGCTATTCCGATCTGCGCGATCGTATCCTGGGTCTGGCGAAGTTCACCTACCTCGGTGCGAACGTGGAGGGCGCGAAGGAGATCGCGGATCCGGGCTACGTGGTGCGCACGTATGGCGGCGTGAAGGTTGCCTTTATCGGCACGGTCACGGCTGAGACCCCGTCGCTGACCTCGGCGTCGGCGATCGAGGGCCTGACCTTCAAGGATCCGGTGCAGGTGACGAACGAGATCGCGAAGAAGATCAAGGCTGATGGCACGGCCGACGCGGTCGTGGCGCTCATGCACGACGGTATCTCCAAGGTCGAGACCCTGGGCCCGGATGTGGACCTGGCCTTCGGCGGCCACACGCATGTGGCGGGGGAGGCGAAGACCGCCTCGGGTGCAGCCGTGTGCCAGCCAGGCGCCTCCGGGAGCACCGTCTCTTTCGCGACTCTGAGCGTTTCGCCCGACGGCGTGTCTAGCTCCTGTGCGAACGAAGCTGTCCCCGTTCAAAGCAGCAAAGAGGGTGCCCCGCAGGTCCCCGTCAATGCTGAGATCAAGGCGCTGGTGGATAAGAAGCTCGCGGAGTCCGACAAGCTCGGCGCCGAGGAGCTCTTCCGGATCGACGGTGTCGCCAACCGGGGTACCGACAAGCGCAGTGGGGATGAGGGCGCCAACCGTGGCACCGAGTCCTCCGCAGGAAACCTCATCGCCCAGGCCTTCTACGAGTACAGCCGAACCCTGGCCAAGCCGGCGGACTTCGGCGTCATGAACTCGGGCGGCATCCGCGCCGACTACGACCCGAATGGGGACGGGGTCGTGACGTTCAAGGAGTCCTTCAGCGTCCAACCATTTGGCAACTCCTACGGCACGCGCGTCATTCACGCGTCGGACCTCTACGAGCTGCTTGAGCAGCAGTGGAAGCCCGGTAGTTCGCGCCCGATCCTGCGCCTGGGCCTGTCGGACAACGTCAAGTACGTCTACGATCCTGCCGCGGATTACGGCTCGCACATCCTCGCGGTTTACCTCGATGGCAAGTTGTTGGCTAAGGACGACAGGGAACTGACGGTTGCCTCTTCGTCCTTCCTGCTCGACGCGGGTGACGACTTCACCGCCTTCGCCAACGCCGGCAATCCGGTGGTGGACACGGGAATCATCGACCACGCCGCGTTCAACGAAGTCGCTAAGGTGTGGGCCGCGGACGGCGCGGTCAAGCCCGACTACACGCAGCGTTCCTTCGGTTACACTGGCCCGCGGACCTTCGCCCCGGGTGAGACGGTCACGGCGGAACTGTCCTCGCTCGCGATGACGTCAACGGAACCGTTGCCGACCAAGGTTGAGGTCGCGCTCAACGGCACTGAGGTTGCCACCGCTACGATCGATACGACCGTTGTCCCGCAGCTCGACGAGACCGGCAAGGCGTCCGTGTCCTTCGTGGTGCCGGAAGATGCCGTGGCTGGCGACGGCGTGCTGATGATCTCCACCGACGACAGCTCCACGGTTGACCTGCCGATCTCCGTCAGGGCCGCCGGCTCGACCGTCCCGACCCCCGCGTCTAACATCTACGGCGAGGCCACCGGCGACAAGCTGGCGGACATCTGGGGCTTGAACGGCGCGGGTGAACTGTACTTCTACCAGGGCGGCCAGACGCTGAAGACGATGGGCCTGCTCGCGTCCGGCTTCGAAGCGACGAACATCGTCAAGGTCAACGACCTCAACGGTGACAAGCGTTCTGACTTCCTCGTGACCACCGCCGATGGAGCCATGTTCGTCTACGCCTCGACGGGCAACGGCCACCTCAAGGAGGGTGCGCGGGTTGGCCACGGCTGGAACGGAATGGATCTGGTCTCCTACGCCGGCAAGGTTGGCGGGGTGGATTCGATCGTCGCGCGCCAGAGCGCGACGGGGGAGCTCTACCGCTACACGGTCACCTCGGCGGGCGTGACGAGCGCCGGTAAGGTCGGCCACGGTTGGGCTGCGATCACGAATATCGTCTCGGTGGGCAACACTGCGGGTAGTGCGGACTGGGACATCTTGGCTACCACCGCTGACGGCAAGCTCATCTCCTATGAGACGATGGCCTCGGGAGTGCTACGCACTGTCGGCCCCAAGGGTCACGGTTGGGCTGACTTTACGCAGGTATTCGTCCCGGGTGACCTGACCGGCGACGGCGCCCACGATCTGGTGGGCGTGCGTGACGGAGTCATGTACCTCTACGAGAATACCGGCAACGGCTGGTTCGCGAAGCCGAGCCAGATTGGTCATGGCTGGCACGCCATGACAATCGTTCGCTAA